In the Xiamenia xianingshaonis genome, one interval contains:
- the dnaA gene encoding chromosomal replication initiator protein DnaA has translation MEQQNYDAIWASVVEQVKTHADVNPSQADAVLARLTLQAFSDGFCIVTADNAFMKGWVEKNFLDHVYRALEELRGVPFTVVLDVDESSAPQTAAPAPRPAAAPQADQGATDATAAPVKAAAPAPRATGAAEGFLNIPNPFARQTAEPEPEPQQEAAPEAIAPEPNDAAEPEAPVAASPTSSMTFSNFVIADTNRIAYEMAVSVAEKPGRAHLNPLFIYGKSGLGKTHLMRAIQNYIQETQPHLKTVYVDTNELVAGYADATAARDTQKSSYKHFKAPYESADVLLVDDVQILERKPGTLDIVFQIFNKLTDNGKQIVLSADRAPKNIDMDERYTTRFNRGGTFDIQPPNVETKVAIIKSYIDEFRLNEGDETLDLPADVQAYIAEVSGSNIRELKSAVTILFMRMKGFHTDTVSLAEAKSLLENHFTGGPSRRVTPEDIQKQVEGYYRISHADIIGKKRSRDIVLPRQVAIYLIREMTDLSLQDIGRLFGGRDHTTVMNSIEATTKRLHENTQFREDLDTLKGLVREALS, from the coding sequence ATGGAGCAGCAAAACTATGACGCCATCTGGGCTTCTGTCGTCGAACAGGTCAAAACCCACGCAGACGTGAACCCCTCGCAGGCCGACGCGGTGCTGGCGCGGCTCACGCTGCAGGCTTTCAGCGACGGCTTCTGCATCGTCACCGCCGACAACGCCTTCATGAAGGGGTGGGTGGAAAAGAACTTCCTCGACCACGTCTACCGGGCGCTCGAAGAGTTGCGCGGCGTGCCGTTCACCGTCGTCCTCGACGTGGACGAATCATCCGCGCCGCAGACGGCCGCCCCCGCGCCCCGGCCGGCGGCGGCCCCCCAGGCCGACCAGGGCGCAACGGACGCCACGGCGGCGCCTGTCAAAGCCGCAGCGCCCGCGCCGCGTGCAACGGGGGCCGCAGAAGGCTTCCTCAACATCCCCAACCCCTTCGCCCGCCAAACGGCCGAGCCCGAGCCGGAGCCGCAACAGGAAGCCGCCCCCGAAGCGATCGCGCCCGAGCCGAACGACGCCGCAGAACCCGAGGCGCCCGTCGCGGCCAGCCCCACGTCGTCCATGACGTTTTCCAACTTCGTCATCGCCGACACGAACCGCATCGCCTACGAAATGGCAGTCTCGGTGGCTGAAAAACCGGGGCGCGCGCACCTGAATCCCCTGTTCATTTACGGAAAATCAGGGCTTGGCAAGACGCACCTCATGCGAGCCATCCAAAACTACATCCAAGAAACCCAGCCGCACCTCAAGACCGTCTACGTGGACACGAACGAGCTTGTGGCCGGATACGCCGACGCCACCGCCGCCCGCGACACGCAGAAAAGCAGCTACAAGCACTTCAAGGCGCCCTACGAAAGCGCCGACGTGCTGCTGGTGGACGACGTGCAGATCCTTGAGCGCAAGCCCGGCACGCTCGACATCGTCTTCCAGATTTTCAACAAGCTGACCGACAACGGCAAGCAGATCGTCCTGTCGGCCGACCGCGCCCCGAAAAACATCGACATGGACGAGCGCTACACGACCCGCTTCAACCGCGGGGGCACGTTCGACATCCAGCCGCCCAACGTCGAGACGAAAGTGGCCATCATCAAAAGCTACATCGACGAGTTCCGCCTGAACGAGGGCGACGAGACGCTCGATCTGCCCGCTGATGTGCAGGCCTACATCGCCGAAGTGTCCGGGTCGAACATCCGCGAGCTGAAAAGCGCCGTGACCATCTTGTTCATGCGCATGAAGGGCTTTCACACCGACACCGTCTCGCTCGCCGAGGCAAAAAGCCTGCTTGAAAACCACTTCACGGGAGGCCCGTCGCGGCGCGTCACGCCCGAAGACATCCAGAAGCAGGTCGAAGGCTACTACCGCATCAGCCATGCCGACATCATCGGCAAGAAGCGCTCGCGCGACATCGTGTTGCCGAGGCAGGTCGCCATCTACCTCATCCGCGAGATGACCGACCTGTCGCTGCAGGACATCGGGCGGCTGTTCGGCGGGCGCGACCATACGACCGTCATGAACTCCATCGAGGCGACCACGAAGCGTCTGCACGAAAACACCCAGTTCAGGGAGGACTTGGACACGCTGAAAGG